A region of Granulibacter bethesdensis DNA encodes the following proteins:
- a CDS encoding DUF1192 domain-containing protein → MQDDDLPRPPTGSWPLILDPLGIDELRDYIARLKAEIVRVEQAIARREAHRGGVEAIFKGLGPNGS, encoded by the coding sequence ATGCAGGATGATGATCTTCCCCGCCCTCCCACCGGTTCATGGCCGTTGATACTCGATCCTCTCGGGATCGATGAATTACGGGACTATATCGCCCGCTTGAAAGCTGAGATTGTGCGGGTTGAACAGGCTATTGCACGCCGAGAAGCCCATCGTGGCGGTGTCGAGGCGATTTTCAAAGGGCTTGGACCGAACGGTTCATAG
- a CDS encoding DUF1013 domain-containing protein — MTLPLMPKATAVWLIEKTGLTFTQIAEFCGMHPLEVQAIADGEVAQGIVGYDPIANGQLTAADIKACEADTSRHLKLAPSAIALQKRSKGARYTPVAKRNDRPDAIIFLLRNYPQLSDVQIGKLVGTTKDTIQKIRDRTHWNSANIKPRDPVILGLCSQTDLNAMVQQANERLMREGQEVPQPLPIEDEDDTSV, encoded by the coding sequence ATGACTCTGCCATTGATGCCGAAAGCCACCGCGGTTTGGCTGATCGAAAAGACGGGTCTGACCTTCACGCAGATCGCCGAATTTTGTGGTATGCACCCTCTGGAAGTGCAGGCGATTGCCGATGGCGAGGTGGCACAGGGGATTGTGGGATATGATCCCATCGCCAATGGCCAGCTGACAGCCGCAGACATCAAGGCGTGCGAAGCTGATACCAGCCGTCATCTGAAACTAGCGCCGTCCGCCATTGCCTTGCAGAAGCGGTCAAAGGGCGCACGCTATACCCCCGTGGCAAAGCGCAATGACCGCCCGGATGCGATCATTTTCCTGCTGCGCAATTATCCCCAGCTATCGGACGTGCAGATTGGCAAACTGGTCGGCACCACCAAGGATACCATCCAGAAAATCCGTGACCGGACGCATTGGAACAGCGCCAATATCAAGCCGCGCGATCCGGTGATTCTGGGTCTGTGCAGCCAGACCGACCTGAATGCCATGGTTCAACAGGCCAACGAGCGCCTGATGCGGGAAGGACAGGAAGTACCACAGCCGCTTCCGATCGAAGATGAGGATGATACCTCAGTCTGA
- a CDS encoding DUF465 domain-containing protein, protein MSLTGRIESLKDRHAALENKIAQEEIRPRPDEDTLTRLKLEKLKLKEELDRLQQDHGEQA, encoded by the coding sequence ATGTCCCTGACTGGACGGATTGAGTCTCTGAAAGACCGTCATGCTGCCTTGGAAAACAAGATCGCCCAGGAAGAAATCCGCCCCAGACCCGATGAGGATACTCTGACACGTCTCAAGCTGGAAAAGCTGAAGCTGAAGGAGGAACTGGACAGGCTTCAGCAGGATCACGGAGAACAGGCCTAA
- a CDS encoding YdcH family protein produces MLKDRDALLRQLHELRSEHRDLDTVISRLADQGALDQLQLQRLKKRKLLIKDEVSRLESNLIPDNIA; encoded by the coding sequence ATGCTGAAAGACCGTGACGCCCTGCTTCGCCAGCTGCATGAACTGCGTAGTGAGCATCGCGACCTCGATACCGTCATCAGCCGTCTGGCCGATCAGGGTGCACTGGATCAGTTGCAGCTTCAGCGGCTGAAAAAGCGTAAGCTGCTGATCAAGGACGAAGTAAGCCGTCTGGAAAGTAATCTCATCCCGGACAATATCGCCTGA
- the purE gene encoding 5-(carboxyamino)imidazole ribonucleotide mutase: MNPVHHSSSPLVGIIMGSQSDWPTMVHAAETLTKLGIPHEKRIVSAHRTPDRLADYARTASSRGLKVVIAGAGGAAHLPGMCAAWTRLPVLGVPVESHALKGMDSLMSIVQMPGGIPVGTLAIGKAGAINAALLAASILALSDPALATRLDEWRAAQTASVAETVDETASLPR, translated from the coding sequence ATGAACCCCGTGCATCATTCCTCCTCCCCGCTGGTCGGGATTATCATGGGCAGCCAGTCCGACTGGCCGACCATGGTGCATGCTGCCGAAACCCTGACCAAGCTCGGTATCCCGCATGAAAAGCGCATCGTCTCCGCGCACCGGACGCCGGATCGGCTGGCCGATTATGCGCGTACGGCGTCCAGCCGGGGCCTGAAAGTCGTTATCGCCGGAGCGGGCGGAGCAGCCCATCTGCCCGGCATGTGCGCGGCATGGACGCGCCTGCCTGTTCTGGGCGTGCCGGTGGAATCCCACGCCCTGAAGGGCATGGACAGCCTGATGTCCATCGTCCAGATGCCCGGCGGCATTCCGGTCGGCACCCTGGCCATCGGCAAGGCCGGCGCCATCAACGCCGCTCTGCTGGCCGCCTCCATCCTCGCCCTGTCCGACCCTGCCCTGGCAACGCGGCTCGATGAATGGAGGGCCGCCCAGACCGCATCGGTTGCTGAAACAGTAGACGAAACAGCCTCTCTTCCGCGATAA
- a CDS encoding 5-(carboxyamino)imidazole ribonucleotide synthase has protein sequence MTIALPPNATIGIIGGGQLGRMSALAAARLGYRCHILSDAPDSPAIQVSAAHTIGAYDDPQALRAFANAVDVVTFEFENVSAEGLDLLASLKPVHPSPTILRISQDRLSEKTFLNNAGIPTAPWHAVTSRAELDEAVTALGYPSILKTTRLGYDGKGQARLNGPDDLDEAWKTLSPHPLVLEGFVDFAMEISVVVARSASGTIAAFDTVENRHRHHILDLTLAPARLPEETAQAAQTIARKVAEALGLIGLLAVEMFVDAQGRVLVNEIAPRPHNSGHWTMDACPVSQFEMHIRAVAGLPLPPAIRHSDAVMRNLVGPEDVALWPDILATPGLIPHLYGKAEARPGRKMGHVNRLFPRGALPGDLGIADALGKLAREAE, from the coding sequence ATGACAATTGCCCTTCCCCCCAATGCCACCATCGGCATCATTGGCGGCGGCCAGCTTGGCCGTATGTCCGCCTTGGCGGCTGCTCGCCTTGGCTATCGCTGCCATATCCTGAGCGATGCGCCGGATTCGCCTGCCATTCAGGTCTCTGCCGCACATACGATCGGGGCCTATGACGATCCGCAGGCCCTTCGCGCTTTTGCCAATGCCGTCGATGTGGTGACGTTCGAGTTCGAAAATGTCAGCGCCGAAGGGCTGGATCTGCTGGCTTCACTGAAACCGGTCCATCCCTCCCCCACCATTCTGCGTATCAGTCAGGATCGTCTGTCGGAAAAGACCTTCCTGAACAATGCCGGCATCCCCACCGCGCCATGGCATGCCGTCACCAGCCGGGCCGAGCTGGATGAGGCCGTTACGGCGCTCGGTTATCCCTCCATCCTGAAAACCACCCGGCTTGGCTATGACGGCAAGGGCCAGGCACGGCTGAACGGGCCTGATGATCTGGATGAAGCGTGGAAGACTCTGTCTCCACACCCGCTGGTGCTGGAAGGCTTCGTGGATTTCGCGATGGAAATCAGTGTCGTTGTGGCCCGCAGTGCCTCCGGCACTATTGCCGCATTCGATACGGTGGAAAACCGCCATCGCCATCACATTCTGGACCTGACGCTTGCCCCTGCCCGCCTGCCGGAGGAAACAGCACAGGCCGCCCAGACCATCGCCCGTAAAGTGGCAGAGGCGCTGGGGTTGATCGGGCTGCTGGCCGTCGAAATGTTCGTGGATGCACAGGGGCGCGTTCTGGTGAACGAAATCGCGCCCCGGCCGCATAATTCCGGGCACTGGACCATGGATGCCTGCCCGGTCAGCCAGTTCGAGATGCATATCCGCGCCGTGGCCGGCCTGCCCCTGCCCCCTGCAATCCGCCATTCCGATGCGGTCATGCGCAATCTGGTGGGGCCGGAGGATGTTGCGCTGTGGCCGGATATTCTCGCCACGCCCGGACTGATCCCGCATCTTTATGGGAAAGCCGAAGCCCGGCCGGGCCGCAAGATGGGACATGTCAACCGGCTGTTCCCGCGCGGCGCCCTTCCCGGTGATCTGGGGATTGCCGACGCGCTGGGGAAACTGGCCAGAGAAGCGGAATAA
- a CDS encoding NADP-dependent isocitrate dehydrogenase produces the protein MAKITVKTPLVDLDGDEMTRIIWGFIKQKLILPYLDITLESYDLSIQNRDATDDAVTVDAANAIKRLGVGVKCATITPDEARVKEFGLKKMWRSPNGTIRNILDGTIFREPIICANVPRLVPHWSKPIVVGRHAYGDIYRAAELTVPGPGEVSLVYQPADGGPAQTLEVHRFAGEGVAMGMHNTRASIEGFARASFNYGLARGYPVYLSTKNTILKSYDGMFKDIFQTIYIDEFREKFEKQNLHYEHRLIDDMVASALKWTGGYVWACKNYDGDVQSDIVAQGYGSLGLMTSVLMTPDGQTVESEAAHGTVTRHYREHQQGRPTSTNPIASIFAWTRGLAYRGRFDQTPDVTGFAETLERVCIETVESGIMTKDLALLIDKTHPWETTESFLKILDERLKKAMV, from the coding sequence ATGGCGAAGATTACGGTAAAAACGCCCCTCGTTGACCTTGATGGCGACGAGATGACCCGGATCATCTGGGGCTTCATCAAGCAGAAGCTGATCTTGCCGTATCTGGATATCACGCTCGAATCCTATGATCTCAGCATCCAGAACCGTGATGCCACAGACGATGCCGTCACCGTGGACGCCGCCAACGCGATCAAGCGTCTGGGGGTCGGCGTGAAATGTGCCACCATCACACCTGATGAGGCGCGGGTGAAGGAATTCGGTCTCAAGAAAATGTGGCGCAGCCCGAACGGCACCATCCGCAATATCCTCGACGGCACGATTTTCCGTGAGCCGATTATCTGCGCCAATGTCCCGCGTCTGGTTCCACACTGGAGCAAGCCGATCGTGGTCGGACGCCATGCCTATGGTGACATATACCGGGCTGCCGAACTGACCGTGCCAGGGCCGGGAGAGGTTTCTCTGGTCTATCAACCCGCCGATGGAGGACCAGCCCAGACACTGGAGGTGCATCGCTTTGCCGGTGAAGGCGTCGCCATGGGGATGCATAATACCCGCGCCTCCATCGAAGGCTTTGCCCGCGCATCGTTCAATTACGGTCTGGCTCGTGGATACCCGGTCTATCTCTCGACCAAAAACACTATCCTCAAATCCTATGACGGGATGTTCAAGGATATTTTCCAGACCATTTACATCGATGAATTCCGGGAAAAATTCGAAAAGCAGAACCTGCATTACGAGCACCGGCTGATTGACGACATGGTTGCCAGCGCCCTGAAATGGACCGGCGGTTATGTCTGGGCCTGCAAGAACTATGATGGCGATGTACAGAGCGATATCGTGGCCCAGGGCTACGGTTCTCTCGGGCTGATGACCAGCGTATTGATGACGCCGGACGGCCAGACAGTGGAAAGCGAGGCTGCTCATGGAACAGTCACACGCCATTACCGGGAACACCAGCAGGGCCGCCCCACCTCCACCAACCCCATTGCCTCCATTTTCGCATGGACACGCGGGTTGGCTTATCGAGGCCGCTTCGATCAGACTCCGGATGTGACGGGCTTTGCCGAAACGCTGGAGCGTGTCTGCATCGAAACCGTTGAATCAGGCATCATGACCAAGGATCTGGCTTTGCTGATCGACAAGACTCATCCTTGGGAAACGACAGAATCCTTCCTGAAAATTCTTGATGAGCGGCTGAAGAAGGCCATGGTCTGA
- a CDS encoding dienelactone hydrolase family protein, whose product MTSLIGGFSTAAGAAHAAAIHTGTHGIMAGEKHIKVSDGEIPAYVASPQGKGPFPTVLVIEEIFGVHEYIRDVCRRLAHEGFMAVAPELYARLGDLSKMSDVQTILRDVISKAPDATVFDDLDHAATWAAAHGGSADRLGVIGFCRGGRDVWLYATHNPKLKAAVAYYGPVKTEDTEIQPHSPLDVADQLKCPLLGLYGGQDKMIDPADVQKAADKATAAGKRVEIVNYYMADHGFHADYRPTYNEAVAKNAWGRTLAWLRDHGVR is encoded by the coding sequence ATGACCTCCCTGATAGGCGGCTTCAGCACGGCGGCCGGCGCAGCCCATGCCGCCGCCATTCATACCGGCACGCATGGGATCATGGCCGGTGAAAAGCACATCAAAGTAAGCGATGGAGAAATCCCGGCCTATGTTGCGTCTCCGCAGGGCAAGGGACCGTTCCCGACCGTGCTGGTGATCGAAGAAATTTTTGGCGTGCATGAATATATTCGCGATGTCTGCCGCCGTCTGGCGCATGAAGGGTTCATGGCGGTGGCGCCGGAGCTGTATGCGCGGCTGGGCGATCTGTCGAAAATGAGTGACGTGCAGACTATTCTGCGCGACGTCATCAGCAAGGCGCCTGATGCCACTGTGTTCGATGATCTGGACCATGCCGCCACCTGGGCTGCCGCGCATGGTGGCAGCGCCGACAGGCTTGGCGTGATTGGTTTCTGCCGGGGCGGACGTGACGTATGGCTGTACGCCACGCATAATCCCAAACTGAAAGCAGCCGTCGCCTATTACGGCCCGGTCAAAACCGAGGATACCGAGATCCAGCCGCATTCTCCGCTGGACGTGGCGGATCAGCTGAAATGTCCGCTACTCGGGCTGTATGGCGGTCAGGACAAGATGATCGACCCGGCCGATGTTCAGAAAGCCGCCGACAAAGCGACAGCGGCCGGAAAGCGCGTGGAAATCGTCAATTACTATATGGCCGATCACGGTTTCCATGCCGATTACCGCCCGACCTATAACGAGGCGGTCGCCAAAAATGCGTGGGGCCGCACCCTCGCCTGGCTCCGCGATCATGGCGTCCGATGA
- a CDS encoding YqaE/Pmp3 family membrane protein has translation MRLLIALILPWLTFFTIGRPISGVVCLILQVTLIGWLPATIWAVYALSQYKTDQKIEQAFGRRP, from the coding sequence ATGCGTCTGCTGATTGCTCTGATTCTGCCCTGGTTGACCTTTTTTACCATCGGTCGACCCATTTCCGGTGTGGTCTGCCTGATTCTTCAGGTCACCCTGATCGGGTGGCTGCCTGCCACCATCTGGGCCGTTTATGCACTCAGCCAGTACAAGACGGATCAGAAAATTGAACAGGCTTTTGGCCGTCGACCGTAA
- the alaS gene encoding alanine--tRNA ligase gives MATSNDIRATFLNYFARNGHEVVDSSPLVPRNDPTLLFVNSGMVQFKNVFTGQERRPYSRATTSQKCVRAGGKHNDLDNVGYTARHHTFFEMLGNFSFGDYFKEQAITHAWNVVTREFGLPAEKLLVTVYQDDDDAARLWKSIAGLPEERIIRIASADNFWRMGDTGPCGPCSEIFYDHGPSIPGGPPGSPDEDGDRFIEIWNLVFMQYEEGPPGTRVSLPRPSIDTGMGLERLAAVLQGKHDNYDTDTLRALIVASAEATGQDPDGPHKTSHRVVADHLRSTSFLMADGVLPSNEGRGYVLRRIMRRAMRHAHLMGMTEPLLYRLVPALVRQMGAAYGELLQAQPLITETLRLEETRFKAMLDRGLAMLSDEVGKLGEGQTLSGDVAFKLYDTYGFPLDLTQDALREQGRAVDVAGFDAAMTEQRRRARAAWSGSGDAAQEGVWFEIRDRVGGTEFLGYSTEKAEAEIRALVANGALTETAPAGTEVAVVLNQTPFYGESGGQVGDTGIITGPDGLRIIISDTQKKLGDVFVHLGRVESGLAQIGQPVEVVVDHQRRSAIRAHHSATHLLHEALRRRLGTHVAQKGSLNAPDRLRFDVSQPTPITRDDLAVVEAEVNALIRQNSPVNTRLMTPEQAVAEGAMALFGEKYGDEVRVVSMGAPVEEGRTAYSIELCGGTHVGRTGDIGLFRITGESAVSAGVRRIEAVTGEAALAQIAEAERRLQETASLLRVAPGDVATRVASLLEERKKLEAQLADAQRKLATGGAADKVEEIGGVKLAARNLGDVSPKELKGLAEAIARQLESGVVALVSTAEGKASVVVGVTADLTSRFDAVTLVRAASAAVGGKGGGGRPDMAQAGGPDAAQADAALQAVRDAMAA, from the coding sequence ATGGCCACCAGCAACGATATCCGCGCCACGTTCCTTAACTACTTCGCCCGTAACGGGCATGAGGTGGTCGACAGCTCTCCGCTCGTGCCGCGTAACGATCCCACCCTGCTGTTCGTCAACAGCGGTATGGTGCAGTTCAAGAACGTGTTCACAGGGCAGGAAAGGCGGCCTTACAGCCGTGCCACGACCTCCCAGAAATGCGTCCGCGCCGGGGGGAAGCATAACGACCTCGATAATGTCGGCTACACCGCCCGGCATCATACCTTCTTTGAAATGCTGGGGAATTTCTCCTTCGGCGATTATTTCAAGGAACAGGCGATTACCCATGCCTGGAACGTCGTCACGCGCGAATTCGGTCTGCCGGCCGAAAAGCTGCTGGTCACGGTCTATCAGGATGATGACGATGCGGCCCGGCTATGGAAATCCATTGCCGGATTGCCGGAAGAGCGCATCATCCGCATTGCATCCGCTGATAATTTCTGGCGCATGGGTGATACCGGCCCGTGCGGACCCTGTTCCGAAATCTTCTATGATCATGGTCCTTCCATTCCGGGCGGGCCGCCGGGCAGCCCTGATGAGGATGGTGACCGGTTTATCGAGATCTGGAACCTTGTCTTCATGCAGTATGAGGAAGGGCCGCCCGGCACACGTGTGAGCCTGCCGCGCCCCTCCATCGATACCGGCATGGGGCTGGAGCGTCTGGCTGCCGTGCTGCAAGGCAAGCACGATAACTATGATACCGACACGCTGCGCGCCCTGATCGTCGCCAGTGCCGAAGCCACCGGGCAGGATCCGGATGGTCCCCACAAGACCAGCCACCGCGTGGTGGCCGACCATCTCCGCTCCACCAGCTTCCTGATGGCGGATGGTGTGCTGCCCTCGAACGAGGGACGTGGCTACGTGTTGCGTCGTATCATGCGTCGTGCCATGCGCCACGCTCATCTGATGGGCATGACCGAGCCGCTGCTGTACCGTCTGGTGCCCGCGCTGGTGCGGCAGATGGGCGCGGCCTATGGGGAGCTGCTGCAGGCCCAGCCCCTGATTACCGAGACGCTAAGGCTGGAGGAAACCCGCTTCAAGGCCATGCTTGATCGTGGTCTCGCCATGCTGTCCGACGAGGTCGGCAAGCTGGGTGAGGGCCAGACGCTCAGCGGTGATGTGGCGTTCAAGCTCTACGACACATATGGCTTCCCGCTCGATCTCACGCAGGATGCGCTGCGCGAACAGGGCCGTGCCGTCGATGTGGCCGGGTTTGATGCCGCCATGACGGAGCAGCGCCGTCGCGCCCGCGCCGCCTGGTCCGGCTCCGGTGATGCCGCTCAGGAAGGGGTGTGGTTCGAAATCCGTGATCGCGTCGGTGGCACTGAGTTCCTTGGTTACTCCACAGAGAAAGCCGAAGCCGAAATCAGGGCGCTGGTTGCCAATGGTGCGCTGACCGAGACGGCGCCTGCCGGAACCGAGGTCGCCGTGGTGCTCAACCAGACCCCGTTCTATGGTGAGAGTGGCGGTCAGGTTGGTGATACCGGTATTATCACTGGTCCCGACGGATTGCGCATTATCATTTCCGACACGCAGAAAAAACTCGGCGATGTGTTCGTGCATCTCGGTCGGGTGGAAAGTGGTCTGGCCCAGATCGGCCAGCCGGTGGAAGTGGTGGTTGATCACCAGCGCCGCAGCGCCATCCGCGCCCATCACAGTGCTACTCATCTGCTGCATGAAGCGCTCCGTCGGCGTCTTGGCACGCATGTGGCGCAGAAAGGCAGCTTGAATGCGCCGGATCGCCTGCGTTTCGATGTCAGCCAGCCCACCCCGATCACCCGTGACGATCTGGCTGTGGTGGAGGCAGAGGTCAACGCGTTGATCCGTCAGAACAGCCCGGTCAACACCCGCCTGATGACGCCGGAGCAGGCGGTGGCCGAGGGAGCCATGGCGCTGTTCGGTGAGAAATATGGCGACGAAGTGCGTGTCGTCTCCATGGGCGCACCGGTGGAGGAGGGCAGAACAGCCTACTCTATTGAATTGTGCGGTGGCACTCATGTCGGGCGTACCGGTGATATCGGACTGTTCCGCATTACGGGTGAGAGTGCCGTCAGCGCCGGGGTACGCCGGATTGAGGCGGTCACCGGAGAAGCCGCGCTGGCCCAGATTGCCGAGGCTGAGCGTCGCCTTCAGGAGACCGCATCCCTGCTGCGTGTAGCCCCCGGCGATGTCGCCACCCGCGTTGCGTCCCTGCTTGAGGAACGCAAGAAGCTGGAAGCCCAGCTGGCCGATGCCCAGCGCAAGCTGGCAACCGGTGGTGCTGCTGATAAGGTTGAGGAAATCGGCGGCGTCAAGCTTGCCGCCCGTAATCTGGGCGATGTTTCGCCCAAGGAACTCAAGGGTCTGGCCGAGGCTATCGCCCGTCAATTGGAAAGTGGTGTCGTTGCGCTGGTTTCCACGGCGGAGGGCAAGGCCAGCGTCGTGGTCGGTGTAACCGCCGACCTGACCAGCCGCTTTGATGCTGTGACGTTGGTGCGGGCTGCCAGTGCGGCAGTTGGTGGTAAAGGCGGTGGTGGCCGCCCGGATATGGCGCAGGCCGGTGGACCGGATGCCGCCCAGGCCGATGCGGCCTTGCAGGCCGTGCGGGATGCTATGGCGGCTTGA
- a CDS encoding DsbA family protein: MLTGLKAGEQVSMVDPVLRLASAHYGLVGRQGAARVYMVIDPLCPFSTRAFSTLRAAIEEGRIQLALVPISINDHENGGASTLAALELLSASAAEMGDTWRRISNLGHAEPDHTPNDTAQAALTLNLAAAHAIQMRGTPTFVWKDRLGVSRKEAGVPDDINQFLASLPPHE; this comes from the coding sequence TTGCTCACCGGCCTGAAGGCCGGTGAGCAAGTCAGTATGGTTGATCCGGTGCTGCGCTTGGCATCAGCACATTATGGGCTTGTGGGCCGGCAGGGCGCAGCGCGTGTCTATATGGTGATCGATCCACTATGCCCTTTCTCCACCCGCGCCTTCAGCACCTTGCGGGCTGCCATAGAAGAGGGGCGTATTCAGCTCGCCCTGGTGCCGATTTCGATCAATGATCATGAAAATGGCGGAGCATCTACGCTTGCAGCCTTGGAACTGCTTTCAGCCTCAGCGGCCGAGATGGGCGATACCTGGCGGCGGATCAGCAATCTCGGGCATGCCGAACCTGACCATACACCAAACGACACGGCACAAGCCGCGCTGACCTTAAACCTGGCTGCTGCCCACGCGATCCAGATGCGTGGAACGCCGACCTTTGTTTGGAAGGATCGCCTTGGTGTTTCCCGTAAGGAAGCCGGGGTACCAGATGACATCAATCAGTTCCTCGCGAGCCTGCCCCCCCATGAGTAA
- a CDS encoding DUF932 domain-containing protein — protein MNTQVLDASHHLSGGYKVDVTRGERVGRVSSEWFSRPDDERFLSLGELDRSVRDRSVRSRTRVVETALIHVEASRTDPERLSLILPDAEAPVALTHWSFGQLASQVGAPAAYLRQLPAALAGINLQYGLASNRIEQIKTLETDNGRVELRAVTGPDYGRIYDHELVEAVQRIAGNGTGDTRWKVPGVLDWSTGIYNPHVDISKDTTTLYASDRDVFVFLVDDLNPIEAGRLPDGSPDLFFRGFYAWNSEVGAKTLGMASFYLRAVCQNRNLWGVEDFEEVSIRHSKYAASRFAQEAAPALLNFANSSPTPFINGIKAARERIVANTDQDRNDFLRRRGFSKAETVKIIDTVLAEEGHPPESIFDFVQGITAVARHKPHQDARLDMEAKAKKLLDRAN, from the coding sequence ATGAACACGCAGGTTCTTGACGCCAGCCACCATCTCAGCGGCGGCTATAAGGTCGATGTCACGCGCGGCGAGCGCGTCGGCCGAGTTTCGTCAGAGTGGTTTTCACGGCCCGATGACGAGCGGTTCCTGTCGCTTGGTGAGCTGGACCGCTCGGTGCGCGATCGGTCCGTACGCAGCCGGACCCGTGTGGTGGAAACTGCGCTGATCCATGTCGAGGCGAGCCGTACTGATCCCGAGCGGCTGTCGCTGATCCTGCCCGACGCCGAGGCTCCAGTGGCCCTGACACACTGGAGCTTCGGTCAGTTGGCGAGCCAGGTCGGCGCACCCGCAGCCTATCTGCGTCAGCTTCCGGCAGCACTCGCCGGTATCAATCTGCAATACGGCCTGGCCTCAAACCGCATCGAACAGATCAAGACGCTGGAAACCGACAATGGCCGCGTCGAGCTTCGCGCCGTGACCGGCCCCGACTATGGGCGCATCTACGACCATGAGCTGGTGGAGGCAGTGCAGCGTATTGCCGGCAACGGCACGGGAGACACCCGCTGGAAAGTGCCGGGCGTGCTCGATTGGTCGACGGGTATCTATAACCCGCACGTCGATATCTCGAAAGATACGACGACTCTCTATGCCAGCGACCGCGATGTGTTCGTGTTTCTGGTCGACGACCTAAACCCCATCGAAGCCGGTCGCCTCCCAGACGGCTCTCCCGACCTGTTCTTTCGAGGATTCTATGCCTGGAACTCGGAGGTCGGTGCCAAGACGCTTGGCATGGCGAGCTTCTATCTGCGCGCCGTGTGCCAGAATCGCAATCTGTGGGGCGTCGAGGATTTCGAGGAGGTCAGCATCCGCCACAGCAAATACGCTGCTTCACGCTTCGCCCAGGAGGCAGCCCCGGCGCTGCTCAACTTTGCCAATTCGTCGCCCACGCCCTTCATCAACGGCATCAAAGCGGCGCGCGAACGTATTGTTGCTAATACTGACCAAGATCGCAACGACTTCCTGCGGCGACGCGGTTTCTCAAAAGCCGAGACCGTCAAGATCATCGACACAGTGTTGGCCGAGGAAGGCCATCCGCCCGAAAGCATCTTCGATTTTGTGCAAGGCATCACGGCGGTCGCACGCCACAAGCCGCATCAGGACGCTCGCCTCGATATGGAAGCCAAGGCGAAGAAGTTGCTTGATCGCGCCAATTGA
- a CDS encoding type II toxin-antitoxin system Phd/YefM family antitoxin, which translates to MTITTLSSREFNQDTGRAKKVASDGPVFITDRGKPTHVLLSIEEYQRITGKRRSIVDALSMPGLADIEFDPPRSRELARGADFS; encoded by the coding sequence ATGACCATCACCACCCTATCGAGCCGGGAATTCAACCAGGACACCGGCCGGGCCAAGAAAGTCGCCTCAGATGGGCCAGTTTTCATTACCGACCGGGGCAAGCCCACCCATGTCCTGCTCAGCATTGAGGAATACCAGCGCATCACCGGCAAACGTCGGAGCATCGTTGATGCCCTGTCCATGCCCGGCCTTGCCGACATCGAGTTTGATCCGCCGCGCTCGCGGGAACTCGCTCGCGGGGCGGATTTCTCATAA
- a CDS encoding type II toxin-antitoxin system VapC family toxin, with translation MFLLDTNVISELRKAGDGKADANVVAWLSSVDATTFYLSAVTLMEIELGILRIERRDPPQGARLRAWMDHHVLPEFADRTLSVDTAVALRCAPLHVPDPRPERDAFIAATALAHGMTVVTRNLADFAPTGVPLLNPWEESH, from the coding sequence ATGTTCCTGCTCGATACCAACGTCATTTCCGAACTTCGGAAGGCCGGTGACGGCAAAGCGGATGCCAATGTCGTCGCCTGGCTGTCCAGCGTGGATGCCACGACTTTCTATCTCTCCGCCGTCACTCTCATGGAAATCGAACTCGGCATCCTTCGGATCGAACGGCGCGATCCGCCCCAAGGGGCCAGGCTTCGTGCCTGGATGGATCACCATGTCTTACCCGAATTTGCGGATCGAACCTTGTCTGTCGATACCGCCGTGGCATTGCGTTGCGCACCCCTTCATGTGCCGGACCCGCGCCCCGAGCGGGATGCGTTCATTGCCGCGACAGCTCTGGCTCATGGCATGACGGTTGTGACCCGCAATCTGGCTGATTTCGCGCCAACGGGCGTGCCACTGCTCAATCCATGGGAGGAATCCCATTAG